The window AATCTTTTAACAgcctttaaatttaaattcttACTAGCTTTATTACCTAGGACACATAAAGTAGTGAATTGACAAAGCATAAGTAAAAATGTAATAAATACCCAAAATACATACATACCCATATAGAAACCTTCAGGTCTGTTGTTAAAATAATGGTCTGTCCAAAAGGATAACCAAACAGtagtaaataaattggaGAAACATGTAAAGGCAACCAAAGAACagtatattaaaacaacaacaacagcaaatCGACCACATCCCTCTTTAAGATATTGTTCATATACTGCAAATTTAATTCCATTAATAGCTCTCTCCTCTTTCTTTGAAATATCATGTTGTTGGTGTTGGTGTTGGTGTTGGTGTTGGTGTTGGTGTTGGTGTTGGTGTTGGtgttgatttttttcatttcctAGCGTCTCTTCATTAGTATCATCCATATCCTCATTTCTTTCAAGTTCagtttcatttttatcagtGCTATTgactatatttttaatgttagGTTGAACAAAAGCCATCAACTTATTGAATTCCAAGGATTTTTCCTTCAAAGTAGCTACTGTGCCGATATTAAAGGTACCATCAACacctaaaaaaattacccTAGAGGCATATTTTATCAGACTTAATTGATGTGTAGCCAAAATTCTTGTTTTACCATCCAGTAATTCCATCATACATTTTTGCATTATATGTTTGCCAACTTTAGCATCAACAGCGCTTAAAACATCATcgaacaaataaatatcgCTTTCTCTATAGCAACTTCTAGCCAAATTAATACGTGCCTTTTGACCGCCAGATAAAGTTAAGCCATGTTCACCGACCTCTGTTAAATCGCCATTAGGTAGCATTTCCATGTCAGGACTTAAACAACAAGCATCGACTATTTTATCGTATCTGCTCGGTTCATATGAAGAGCCAAACAAAATGTTGTTTCTAATCGTAGTATTTTGAATCCATGGATTACCACACAATAACAGTGATCCTGTTTTCTTAAATGTTCCCAAAGGATTTACTTGCTGCATTATGTCCGCCAATGCCATTAATAAGGAGGATTTACCCGTACCAATACTACCGgtcacaataataaattcgCCCTTTTCGATCTCAAGATTGATATTTGTGAATCCATTGAAAGGAGTTCGCACTGTTTTATCATTGTTGTCACCACCAACACTAGCCTCTAGTGCCTCATTCGGTAATGGAACGTCTATATTAGTGGGCATGCTAGTTTCTCCCAAGTTCCATTCAAAGGAACAATTCTCCAGCTCCAAAGCATTTCTTTCATTCTCGCAGGGCAAGGggcttttatttttagtttcttCCTCGGccaataaaaattcttGGACCCTGCCAAGGGCCAAATATCCATTGCTACCAGTAGCTAAGGAAATTGGCACATAAACCATCTGTAGACAAACCGCCTGGAAAAGAGTTAAAGATGAGAAAATAGCGTCAACATTCTTATTATGACCCTTGAGTTTATACAAAGctaaaaaaacaatcatCGAAGATAAGTTtggtaatattaaaaacaaagcggtaaaaaaatttcttatATATTGCATTTTGCtgtttttcttaatttcttttattcGTTCTTTCTGAACATTGGCCTCATAAGCTTCTTCCCAAGCATAGTAtttaatcatttttaaactatttataatttctCTCATCAATGTAACTCTAGCATCAGTAAAAACATTAGCCTTTAAACGcaactttaataattttttgaaaccCCACATGTTGAACAGCAAAGTTAGTACAATTAAACCTAAACCAACCAAAGAAATGGGACCAAGATTGACAAGTAATAGTACTAGGGCAATAATCAACGGAGGAACAATGGAAAGAAGCATGGGTTGATATGCCACGGCGACTTCCAATCTGTTCAAGTCAGTACCCATGATAGAATTAATCTTTCCGTCAGTATAAATGTTGTGAGACGCAAGGGAAAGTTTCAAtgattttgataataaagcCTTTCCAAGAACAGTTCTTATTTGCGCTCCTGCTATCATAGCATTTTGTAAACAGTGGCTTaacattatattattattcaccATAAGTAAAGAGATACCAATGGAATAACCAACGCCTTTGTTAACATGTAGGTGAGGAAGaatctctttttcttcaacaaaatatattaatttttttgttaacaTTGGATTAAACATCATTGAGCAGGCAGCTAATATACACAACAAAACTGAAAGCCCAAACATGGTACGAAATGTTTTTAGTATAACTTTCATTAGCAGATacttgtttgtttttaggTATTGTagtatttctttttctgtaGCATtgggatttttttttgtaaattttttactgTAAATAGTCAGTTCTTGCTCCCAATTTTTGGCAAATCTATCGTAGATGGTTtctgtttttaatttatcatcCAGTTTAAACAAATCATCTGGTTGCAAAGTTCTTTTATAACCAACTTTAAGAATAGGTAACACccacaaaaataaaatataacttATAACATTGGTATGGTATAGTGGATAAACCTTTCTTTCATTATTTGATGGGAGTGTCGGTATTTTTCtactaaagaaaaaactaaataatCTCTTTTGGGGCATAATTTCAGAATCTGTAAGTTTTTCCAAGtcaattttattcattgagacattattattattgggaTCATTAAGACTTTCAAGTTTATCTGAATCACTTTGTATTATGCTATTATCTTCGGAATTGATTTCAATTTCACATGATTCTGTATTCCTTGGATAGATTCTACTTTTAGtacattctttttttttcattttctggTGATAGATCTTTAAGACCTTTGCTTTAGCTATTGGTAATATTGGTTGATCCAgtagaaaagaaaacaagttttaaaagtaattgtttaataaaataataataacgtaTGAAATaagataataaattcaTAGATCATTAATGGATgctttaccttttttttgtttttagccctctttatatatgctcgttcttattttttttttaagtttttttttttgaatctttgaatgttttttaataaattggtATTAATTAGACAGATCttttaacctttttttttttttctttttttttttttttttttaattgggACATATCagtagtaaaaaaaaaagagaaaacggaaaacaaataataagatAGCCGCCGTTTGAGAAGCTAACTTAAAGCTATTGTTATTTCCGTTTTTTAGCCCTTTTTTAGAAAACCACGCAGATATAATTGTCAATATATATCATATTATGATATTTTCCGCGGGTCTAAGAAAATTGGTAGTAGTTAGGAAAAGTATGTATTTGTGCTTAGAGCCATGATGAATTTGGTTTGAAGATAAGGTACAAAGTCATTGCTGGGAGTCAAAActggaaaaataaaaaaaaagacaggaatttatttaatttttatcaaatccATAAAGTTTACGTAAATAGAACGTACGGTTTAATTATAGAGATATGTGGAATAATTATAAGAAATTatataacatttttttggGGTGTAACAAGAGCCTGCAATTTTTAATGGCAATATATTTTAGTtcttaaaaactttttaattataataatagaaaacCTTGTATTATTCTTAATTTAAGTATACATTAGGCTCTAGtactatatttttttcttaatttatatgttaaagataatattttgattacCCGCTTTAAACCCCTAGGAAAGGGCattctttaataatttcaaaaacaaattaaaaaaaaaaacaacaaaattgTGACAAAAACTAGTACATCAGTAACTTTATACTTTCATATTGTGTTactgagaaaaaaaagtttcatgttgttttttaatttttttttttttttttttttttgtaaaaagtATTTGAAGTTTCATGTTATTTCctctttaataaatctaacCATGCCTTTCggcaaattattattattataatctttttttttccttcttttttttccttctttttttttttaaatcctTTTCCAATATCATACACTTATACtgcttttttctttctttagatataaatatatgtatatattcataacagtttttttaacttgATGTAGTCTTTTCACATTCAGGTTACATTTTACTTTTCTTACAtctatgttttttttataattaaacaacaaaaatagactatacacaaaaaaacaaatttcaAGAATGGCTAACGGTATGTTTGAGGGGTGGTATCCTATTTAAAACCAAGTTTAGTTATTCTTGTTTCAATTCAATAAAGCTTATGGaaggaagaaaaacaaaaaaggaaatgtGCCAGATATGGATGTGACGGAATAATGTGAATACtgttttattacttttgAGTACCAGATGGTTCAATATAGAAACTAATCATGATAAACACAAAATAAGACGAAAGGAAAACCCTGGTGAtctaaaaaagaaacggattatttgattgaggaaagattatttgttttttatctgcttaattttataaagaGATCTTTCtagtgttttttttggtgaCCATCTAGATATATTCAAATGCTAATGACGCTGTAACTTTTACTATTTCTGTTAAAAGGCTATtgtctgttttttttttatatttcgACTTTCTAATGAATTGTAACAAGATATTATGGACtagttttataaattatttttgaataggatgattaattttatttttattttgaaaaatagaCAATTActaactttattttctgtttattatattgttaAATTGTGGTTTTGGAAGGaagaaaattgtttttttttttaaatcgatgtattatatttattcgTTCCGTTAAGAGTAGATATTAATTActtagaaaaaagaaaaacatgAATTCCATCACAGAGCAACAAAATAAGCGTATCTATTATTTGATTGTAGGTCCTCAAGCTAACTCTAACTCTGAAGTTTTTGGTGTTGCTAGAATTTTTGCTTCATTCAACGATACTTTTGTTCATGTTACCGATTTATCTGGTAAAGAAACCATTGCCCGTGTTACCGGTGGTATGAAGGTCAAGGCTGACAGAGATGAATCCTCTCCATACGCTGCTATGTTGGCTGCCCAAGATGTTGCTGTCAAATGTAAGGAAGTTGGTATTACTGCCGTTCATGTCAAAATTAGAGCTACTGGTGGTACTAGATCCAAGACACCAGGTCCAGGTGGTCAAGCTGCTTTAAGAGCTTTGGCCAGATCTGGTTTGAGAATTGGTAGAATTGAAGATGTCACTCCAGTTCCATCTGACTCTACCAGAAAGAAGGGTGGTAGAAGAGGTAGAAGATTATGATTTGTGTGTAATGAGAAACTTTCTACAtttcatatatatgtgtatatttTCTGTTTAACCTTTAAGTTGTAcctttttttacaaaaaaaaaaaaaacaaaaaagaaaagaaagttgcttttttgtttatggTGACTCTTATCAGTAAAAGTTCTTGACATGAAACCCGACTGGAATTAATTACAATGACGATGAGCTAAGTAATTTGTTCTATAATATAATTGGTACCTTTTTTCACATCacatgaaaatattttggttCGGTTTATTAAAggatttaaataaagatatacAATcgataaaaacaaaaagaaaaacacaatttttatttttaaattactacaaaaaaaaaaaaattacactAAGGTATCTTTAGTAATTGTTGGATTTACTATCATACCTCCTTGGATTTCTTTACTGTTTCcctctttttctaaataaattaattccTTAGTAGACAAAACCCAAAATCTTACCAGAAACATGCTTTCTTCTGGCCTCTTCGTGGTCCATAATACCAGCAGAAGTGGTCAAGATAATGTAACCAAATTGTCTGGCTGGCAATAAGTTTTCAGTCCATTTTTCAATGTCAGCAATCTTAACGTTAAATCTTGGAGAGATAACACCACATTTGTTTAATCTACCGTTTAATTGGATAACAATCTTACCGGATCTGTGATCATCAATGTATTCAAATTCACCAATGTAACCATGTTTTTGCATGACTTGTAAGAACTTGATGATGACTTTAGAAGATGGTCTAATTAAAACTTGACGTTTACCGGTTTTTTCGGCATTGTTAATGGCATTTAAAGCATCAGCTAAAACAGAGGTTCTGGTCATTGTTGATTCTTGATATAGTGTCTTTAgatcctttcttttttcgtAACAAATTGGGTAAGGAAAGGTGAAATATGGAGATTAACAAGGAGTGAGTGAAAG is drawn from Saccharomycodes ludwigii strain NBRC 1722 chromosome V, whole genome shotgun sequence and contains these coding sequences:
- the RPS14B gene encoding 40S ribosomal protein uS11 (similar to Saccharomyces cerevisiae YCR031C | RPS14A | Ribosomal Protein of the Small subunit (paralog of YJL191W | RPS14B)); this encodes MNSITEQQNKRIYYLIVGPQANSNSEVFGVARIFASFNDTFVHVTDLSGKETIARVTGGMKVKADRDESSPYAAMLAAQDVAVKCKEVGITAVHVKIRATGGTRSKTPGPGGQAALRALARSGLRIGRIEDVTPVPSDSTRKKGGRRGRRL
- a CDS encoding uncharacterized protein (similar to Saccharomyces cerevisiae YGR281W | YOR1 | Yeast Oligomycin Resistance) codes for the protein MKKKECTKSRIYPRNTESCEIEINSEDNSIIQSDSDKLESLNDPNNNNVSMNKIDLEKLTDSEIMPQKRLFSFFFSRKIPTLPSNNERKVYPLYHTNVISYILFLWVLPILKVGYKRTLQPDDLFKLDDKLKTETIYDRFAKNWEQELTIYSKKFTKKNPNATEKEILQYLKTNKYLLMKVILKTFRTMFGLSVLLCILAACSMMFNPMLTKKLIYFVEEKEILPHLHVNKGVGYSIGISLLMVNNNIMLSHCLQNAMIAGAQIRTVLGKALLSKSLKLSLASHNIYTDGKINSIMGTDLNRLEVAVAYQPMLLSIVPPLIIALVLLLVNLGPISLVGLGLIVLTLLFNMWGFKKLLKLRLKANVFTDARVTLMREIINSLKMIKYYAWEEAYEANVQKERIKEIKKNSKMQYIRNFFTALFLILPNLSSMIVFLALYKLKGHNKNVDAIFSSLTLFQAVCLQMVYVPISLATGSNGYLALGRVQEFLLAEEETKNKSPLPCENERNALELENCSFEWNLGETSMPTNIDVPLPNEALEASVGGDNNDKTVRTPFNGFTNINLEIEKGEFIIVTGSIGTGKSSLLMALADIMQQVNPLGTFKKTGSLLLCGNPWIQNTTIRNNILFGSSYEPSRYDKIVDACCLSPDMEMLPNGDLTEVGEHGLTLSGGQKARINLARSCYRESDIYLFDDVLSAVDAKVGKHIMQKCMMELLDGKTRILATHQLSLIKYASRVIFLGVDGTFNIGTVATLKEKSLEFNKLMAFVQPNIKNIVNSTDKNETELERNEDMDDTNEETLGNEKNQHQHQHQHQHQHQHQHQHQQHDISKKEERAINGIKFAVYEQYLKEGCGRFAVVVVLIYCSLVAFTCFSNLFTTVWLSFWTDHYFNNRPEGFYMGMYVFWVFITFLLMLCQFTTLCVLGNKASKNLNLKAVKRLLHTTMTYIDETPVGRILNRFTKDTDTLDNDLVEQVRLLIYQFANFIGIIVLCIVYLPWFAIFVPFLVLAFAFIADYYQSSSREVKRLEAVQRSFVFNNFNDVLGGKQTIKSFKMEKMFLKRNDVLMDRQNEASYLTVAIRRWSTISMNMTTSACSLIVTMLCITRQFNVSASSTGVMLSYVLQLPNVLNALLRAVTEAENDMNSTERVVEYATNLPQESKYRIQELKPRESWPENGAIDFENVCLRYKHGLPLILKNIDLNIKGGERIGICGRTGAGKSTIMTALYRLVELVSGRIVIDGIDISKIGLFDLRSKLTIIPQDPVLFRGNIRKNLDPFGNYPDSLLWNALARSGAIEPEELQNIESTHDANPSVLHKFHLDQIVEEDGQNFSLGERQLLALSRALVRKSKILILDEATSNVDYETDAKIQSKIVKEFSDCTILCIAHRLITILNYDRILVLERGEIAQFDKPINLFKNESGIFRQMCEKSGVTIEDFTKCKTQKEGKVV
- the RPS22A gene encoding 40S ribosomal protein uS8 (similar to Saccharomyces cerevisiae YJL190C | RPS22A | Ribosomal Protein of the Small subunit) → MTRTSVLADALNAINNAEKTGKRQVLIRPSSKVIIKFLQVMQKHGYIGEFEYIDDHRSGKIVIQLNGRLNKCGVISPRFNVKIADIEKWTENLLPARQFGYIILTTSAGIMDHEEARRKHVSGKILGFVY